From the Schistocerca nitens isolate TAMUIC-IGC-003100 chromosome 10, iqSchNite1.1, whole genome shotgun sequence genome, the window cagccggcgcactacGCCGCGGCAGCGCCGCTTTCCCTGGCCGGCCACTACGCGGCAGCACCTGCGGCGtcggcctacgccgcccccgcgcccgcctacgccgcccccgcagccgcctacgccgcccccgcagccgcctaCGCCGCCCCCCACGCCGCATacgccgccgcgccggccgcctactccgccgcccccgcagcctaCGCCGCCTCCCCAGTCGGACCCTACGCGGCGGCCCCAGCTGCCTTCGCCTCCCCTGCGGCAGCGGCCTACGCTAAGCCGGCTGCCACGGGATACGGCTACCTGGGCTGAAGACTGGCTGCCGACTGCTCCAGCCGCCGTAGCGGAGTATCTTCCTCTCCGAGTTCCTCGTGTCGTCTCAGCTTAATCTGTCTTCTTTTTTTataactgcaatatttattgtaccTCAGTCATCACACCGTCCCAGAAGGGCTCTGGTTGCTTGTTGTACTTTAATAAAAACTTTATATATAAtaccaaatacaattttttaattttgttactaaTACTGCAAActctactgaccctacgacttatcttagaaaatacattcctggaaattgaaataagaacaccgtgaattcattgtcccaggaaggggaaactttattgacacattcctggggtcagatacatcacatgatcacactgacagaatcacaggcacatagacacaggcaacagagcatgcacaatgtcggcactagtacagtgtatatccacctttcgcagcaatgcaggctgctattctcccatggagacgatcgtagagatgctggatgtagtcctgtggaacggcttgccatgccatttccacctcgcgcctcagttggaccagcgtttgtgctggacgtgcagaccgagtgagacgacgcttcatccagtcccaaacatgctcaatgggggacagatccggagatcttgctggccagggtagttgacttacaccttctagagcacgttgggtggcacgggatacatgcagacgtgcattgtcctgttgggacagcaagttcccttgccggtctaggaatggtagaacgatgggttcgatgacggtttggatgtaccgtgcactattcagtgtcccctcgacgatcaccagtggtgtacggccagtgtaggggatcgctccccacaccatgatgccgggtgttggccctgtgtgcctcggtcgtatgcagtcctgattgtggcgctcacctgcacggcgccaaacacgcatacgaccatcattggcaccaaggcagaagcgactctcatcgcttaagacgacacgtctccattcgtccctccattcacgcctgtcgcgacaccactggaggcgggctgcacgatgttggggcgtgagcggaagacggcctaacggtgtgcgggaccgtagcccagcttcacggagacggttgcgaatggtcctcgccgataccccaggagcaacagtgtccctaatttgctgggaagtggcggtgcggtcccctacggcactgcgtaggatcctacagtcttggcgtgcatccgtgcgtcgctgcggtccggtcccaggtcgacgggcacgtgcacattccgccgaccactggcgacaacatcgatgtactgtggagacctcacgccccacgtgttgagcatttcggcggtacgtccacccggcctcccgcatgcccactatacgccctcgctcaaagtccgtcaactgcacatacggttcacgtccacgctgtcgcggcatgctaccagtgttaaagactgcgatggagctccgtatgccacggcaaactggctgacactgacggcggcggtgcacaaatgctgcgcagctagcgccattcgacggccaacaccgcggttcctggtgtgtccgctgtgccgtgcgtgtgatcattgcttgtacagccctctcgcagtgtccggagcaagtatggtgggtctgacacaccggtgtcaatgtgttcttttttccatttccaggagtgtagattaacgaaaggtaaacttacgtttctagcatttccagtcaacgttgtcaaaagcttttgacaacgttgactggaatgctctctttaagcttttgacaacgttgactgtgtaagtaggctgtttaggtttttatgttcgtaacgtcacttagcgctctgtatgaaaatcaatggctgtgctgtgtgcagtctgtggctgtttggcattgttggaatattcgccattgtagtgttaggcagttggatgtgaccagcgcgtagcgttgcgcagttggaggtgagccgccagtagtggtggatgtggggagagagatagcggagttttgagagcggatgacctggatgtgtgtccatcagacacactaaatttgtaagactggatgtcacgaactgatatatgtattatgacttttgaacactattaaggtaaatacattgtttgttctctatcaaaatctttcatttgctaactatgcctatcactagttagtgacttcagtagtcagaatcttttatttagctggcattatattggtgctcgctgtatagGTGTAGTTCGAGtactgaagatttttgtgaggtaagtgattcgtgaaaggtataggttattgttagtcagggatttttgaaagtcagattgcgttgcgctaaaaatattgtgtgtcagtttagtgttgatcagaataagtaaacagcgaaatgtctgcgtacgttcagttctgctcagctgtttgaaaatcaaataatgtaagaggtttatcagcacagtcactcataaatttttctaaggggacgtttcaactggaatactctcaaattctggaggtggcaggggtaaaataaagggagcgaaaggctatttacaatttgtacagaaaccagatggcaattttttaagttaaaatacagaaagtaagtacgtttgaacattttatttcggttcttccaatgtgatgcatgtacctttgtgaacttctcatttctgagaacgcatgctgttacagcgtgattacctgtaaataccacattaatgtaataaatgctcaaaatgatgtccgtaaacgtcaatgcatttggcaatacgtgtaacgacattcctctcaacagtgagtagttcgccttccgtaatgttcgcacatgcattgacaatgcgctgacgcattttgtcaggcgttgtcggtggatcacgatagcaaatatccttcaactttcccacagaaagaaatcaggggacgtcagatcctgtgaacgtgtgggccatgatatgctgcttcaacgaccaatccacctgtcaaaaaatggttcaaatggctctgagtactatgggacttaacagctgtggtcatcagtcccctagaacttagaactactttaacctaactaacctaaggacatcacacacatccatgcccgaggcaggattcgaacctgcgaccgtagcggtcacgcggttccagactgaagcgcctagaaccgcacggccacagcggccggcccacctgtcatgaaatatgctattcaataccgcttcaaccgcacgcgagctatgtgccagatatccatcatgttggaagtacatcgccattctgtcatgcagtgaaacatcttaaggtaacatcggtaaaacattacgtaggaaatcagcaaacattgcaccattatattgccatcgataaaacgggggccaattatccttcctcccataatgccgcaccatacattaacccgccaaggtcgctgatgttccacttgtcgcagccatcgtggattttccattgcccaatagtgcatattatgctggtttacgttaccgctgttggtgaatgacgcttcgtcgctaaacagaacgcgtgcaaaaaatgtcatcgtcccgtaatttatcatGTGCCCAGTTGCacaacagtacacgacgttcaaagtcgtcgccatgcaattcctggtgcatagaaatatggtacgggtgcaatcgatgttgatgaagcattctcaacaccgacgtttttgagattcccgattctcgcgcaatttatctgctactgatgtgcggattagccgagacTGCAGCtaaaacctacttgggcatcatcatttgttgcaggttgtggttgacgtttcacatgtggttgaacacttcctgtttccttacacaacgtaactatccggcgaacggtccaggataccgagcagcatacatagcacaggcccgttgggcattttgatcacagtagccatacatcaacacgatatcgaccctttccgcaattggtaaacggtccattttaacacgggtaatgtatcacgaagcaaataccgtccgcactggcggaatgttacgtgataccacgtacttatacgtatgtgactattaaagctccatctatcacaaagcaaaaaaagtggtccaactaaaacattcatatttctttacgtactacacgaatatgtaataaaaatgggggttcttatttaaaaaaaaacgcagttgatatccgtctgatctatggcagcgccatctagcaggccaaccatagcgccatctggtttccggcttcgagctagacgagtttcgttctttgtagttttttcgtttgacgcttatttcgtgagatatttggcccggtcactatcaatggaccaccctgtatattgactgcCCTTTACCCGTGTCCTACTAATGAGCTGGTCGGCTGCTTTATATATGACAAAGCCTGTGAGATCATTCTACTTCATATCTCTTTAAATTGTTACACCACGTTTTTGTAATGGTAGACTGGTTCcttccacctcccctctctttgcccccttctctcccctgagtccttttacatttccctcctctgcctcctctcattccgtctcgcgtctgcccttctccccctttattagtcctgtccctccttggttccccccccccccttttcgttttttcctctcctccctccttgtttttccccctactccaggttccccccccccccccccatctgccttggatcgggagtgccatctttgtgccgcctttttcttgcagtgttttacagtgtgcttTTCCAGTGCGTTCTCCGTGTTGTGTCtcttgggaagtgtagcgaacagccatcatactgttcctgggtgtgcttttttttttatcacttgcaaacagaaaccagactgtcgccatgttttttaattgtgtgtctattatgttacttgtctgattcctgtgtattttatcaacattgccaaccccttttgctttcttacctttccgcatttttacgccattttccactttaaatcaccattttatcgcctgtttttccttgtttctttcttcttccttttttaaacaaaagtctgtaggctgtggagcagcgtagtaagctgctgccagcccgcccccttcggtggggaattgaaaatcaataaagaaaaaaaaaactggttccagctatgactcattgatattgtaatcaTAGGATACTTCGTTTTGTCGTTTTGTGAAAAGCTTGATTTTACCTTTCTGAGTACTAAAAGTAATCTGGCAAATTTTCACCACTTCGAAAACATTCCAATGCTTGGCAGAATGTTCGTGCAGCTTTTCTCAGGCAGATAACAACatgagctgaagaaactgcaaaaaggtgggaatttaatgagatgggacctggataaactgaaagaaccagaggttttacagagttgcagggagagcataagggaacaattgacaggaatgggggaaagaaatacagtagaagaagaatgggtagctttgagggatgaagtagtgaaggcagcagaggatcaagtaggtaaaaagacgaggtctagtagaaatacttgggtaacagaagaaatattgaatttaattgatgaaaggagaaaatataaaaatgcagtaaatgaagcaggcaaaaaggaatacaaacgtctcaaaaatgagatcgacaggaagtgcaaaatggctaagcagggatggctagaggacaaatgtaaggatgtagaggcttatctcactaggggtaagatagatactgcctacaggaaaattaaagagacctttggagagaagagaaccacttgtatgaatatcaagagctcagatgcaaacccagttctaagcaaggaagggaaagcagaaaggtggaaggagtatatagagggtctatacacgggcgatgtacttgaggacaatattatgaaaatggaagaggatgtagatgaagatgaaatgggagatacgatactacgtgaagagtttgacagagcactgaaagacctgagtcgaaacaaggccccgggagtagacaacattccattagaactactgacggccttgggagagccagtcctgagaaaactctaccatctggtgagcaagatgtatgaaacaggcgaaataccctcagacttcaagaagaatataataattccaatcccaaagaaagcaggtgttgacagatgtgaaaattaccgaaccatcagtttaataagtcacagctgcaaaatactaacacgaattctttacagacgaatggaaaaactaatagaagccaacctcggggaagatcagtttggattccgtagaaacactggaacacgtgaggcaatactgaccttacgacttatcttagaagaaagattaaggaaaggcaaacctacgtttctagcttttgtaggcttagagaaagcttttgacaatgttgactggaatactctctttcaaattctaaaggtggcaggggtaaaatacagggagcgaaaggctatttacaatttgtacagaaaccagatggcagttataagagtcgagggacatgaaagggaagcagtggttgggaagggagtaagacagggttttagcctctccccgatgttattcaatctgtatattgagcaagcagtaaaggaaacaaaagaaaaattcggagtaggtattaaaatccatggagaagaaataaaaactttgaggttcgccgatgacattgtaattctgtcagagacagcaaaggacttggaagagcagctgaacggaatggacagtgtcttgaaaggaggatataagatgaacatcaacaaaagcaaaacgaggataatggaatgtagtcgaattaagtcgggtgatgctgatggaattagattaggaaatgagacacttaaagtagtaaaggatttttgctatttggggagcaaaataactgatgatggtcgaagtagagaggatataaaatgtagactggcaatggcaaggaaagcgtttctgaagaagagaaatttgttaacatcgagtatagatttaagtgtcaggaagtcatttctgaaagtatttgtatggagtgtagccatgtatggaagtgaaacatggacgataaatagtttggacaagaagagaatagaagctttcgaaatgtggtgctacagaagaacgctgaagattagatgggtagatcacataactaatgaggaagtactgaataggattggggagaagagaagtttgttgcacaacttgaccagaagacgggatcggttggtaggacatgttctgaggcatcaagggatcaccaatttagcattggagggcagcgtggagggtaaaaaaagtagagggagaccaagagatgaaaacactaagcagattcagaaggatgtaggttgcagtaggtactgggagatgaagaagcttgcacaggatagagtagcatggagagctgcatcaaaccagtctcaggactgaagaccacaacaagaacaactgtGAAACGTCGCAGGCCACTATTAatgttgctggccggtgtggccgagcggtcctaggcgcttgagtctggaaccgcgcgctaccgctacggtctcagtttcgaatcctgcctcgggcatggatgtgtgtgatgtccttaggttagttaggtttaagtagttctaagttctagtggactgatgaccacagcagttaagtcccatagtgctcacagccattttttgaactattaatgttatttgccaAGTCATTGCTACACAACACGCACAGGAAGACTCTCAACTTACCTCCCTGGAGTACAAATGAGGTTATACCTACATTTGTCGGTAACTTTCTGAGTAAATTAACAAGCTGCGTTCTCCGTATTAAGAAACCCACAGTCCAGTACAAATTACGCTTAACACTACCACTTGTTTCAGAAGTACTCTCCTTATGCCTTACGAAGTACAGTGTTATTCATAagcactgggtggttataattaaaatgcagctgctcATAGAGGTTCAATTTGGGTTGTAATTATTGTATGACAGTTAATATTGTAATAAGTTAATGCgaaac encodes:
- the LOC126209952 gene encoding cuticle protein 16.5-like produces the protein MVSTARKAAVAALMSLSVLLATCDAQLQFRDSKPKRGIASLGYGLPGVAVPAAGSLVAPYNYFFRSQPAHYAAAAPLSLAGHYAAAPAASAYAAPAPAYAAPAAAYAAPAAAYAAPHAAYAAAPAAYSAAPAAYAASPVGPYAAAPAAFASPAAAAYAKPAATGYGYLG